CAGTTCTAGAAAGATTTACAACAAAACCACCCTCCACAAGCTAGAACCGTAATCGTTTTACATAATCTTTGTAGAACCGTCTACATGACTTTGCATAATGATATACATGGAAAACTGTTACAAAAGAATTTCTTCTacacatttcttatttttagattAGCTTGTTCTGCAATACATAATTTTAAGAAGTTGTGTACCTTGTCTCCTGGACTATGCAAAAAGTGATTAACAAATTGTTGGTTTTCTGGATTATCATCAAGAATAGCCATGATTGGGACACTAGTTTCTTCAATGAAATTCTGCATTGCCTCAATTTGAAAATCCTGGGATAAAATGCACATATAAGTACAAAGCTAGAATATTGAAAACCGAAGAGAGTTGTCTCAAATTGCTAGAATGACATATAACAATCAAAATACCTCGAAATCAGCATAAAGTTCATCATATGGCTTCAATAGACGGATAGTTGGCTTATCAACCAGCCCACCACGAGGAAGGAGTTTGGCATCAAGTGTGTGAACAAAATCGTAATCTACTCGTAAATCTTCAGCTAAAGTAGTAAAATTGATGATCTTCTCTAAAGAGAGTTGTGGAAATATACCAGCCTAAAGAAAATAGAGTAATGTGGCAAATGAATAAAGAGAGTCGAAAACTTGCATTAGAAAGTAGTAATATATATACTTACAACAACAATCTTTTTCTCATCAATAAAGGTTGCAGCATCTTTCTCGGTTTTGATTTCAAGAGATGCAGGGCCCCcatgttttttcaaataagcAATTATACCTTCCGTCTCACGAGTACCTTTGTAATCATGAACCGTCTTCCCACCATTACGGAAGATCTTAATGCTTGGAACACCATTAATGGTGAAATTTCTTGCAAGTTCAGCATTTTCTAGAATTGTTGTATCCATTTTAGCAAGAATAACTGGAGGATCATGATTACTCAATACCGAAGCTGCTTCTTCGTACTGccatcatatatattaaaaaacaattacatAGTAAATATTGATATagccaaaaacaaaaaaaggtcaTAACAATTGGAATAGTACCTTTGGCTCAAGTTGCTGGCAGTATCCACACCTATTCAAAGTTTGAATTAAATTACATTCaatatttaagaagaaaaaaactcaaGAATACAAAAACTATAGTAAATTACAATTCTTTtgatatatatcataaaatattattcaaaatcCTTATtagtttgaccttaaaaatggacAAGGAGTATGGAAAAATCCAAAATAGGAGTGTTTGTGGCACCTTTTGGGCTTCAGATCTGAAGGTACGGATCAAGACTGGTGTAAAGATTAAAAGGAAAAGCACATTTAATTACTATTAACTGAATTAAGAATCTAAAGTATAAAGAAAAAGTGAAGAGTTGTTAGTTATAGTAGATTTGGGGAAAAGTAATAAATTACCATGGGGCATAGAACTGAACAACGATCATCTTGTGCTGGGAAATAATTTGAGAGTAATTAGTATGGTCCAAAGTCCATACAACCTCATTTTCTGCTGCAAAAGCAGTAACAGCAAGAAGAGCTGCTAAAACAAGAAATTTCATCATCAACCTCAAATCTCAATTATTGCCTTCTACTTCTAGtccagtatatatatatagatatgttACTTCAGTACATAGTGAGACGAGAACAAAGGACCCACATCAGTATAGATGCTCATGTGTAAGAGGATTATTGGCCATAACATGTGTCTCAATAACTCACATAGAAAAACACAACaccatatttcttttttctttctaaactAATACCATTAACTATTATTTTATAGCCATGTGGGATTAAATGGTAGGAGATGATGTTTAGAAATTTTTGATTGGACaacaatttgaattttcaaattcatatttttgctAATAAACAAATTCATAAGTTTCGAAAATGTacttattttctctattttttggtACAATTAATAGGTTGTTTCCTTTGGTtttatgcaaattttttttagtttgaagCTTTTGAAGTTTAAATGGTTGACTTCAATTAATATTGAAAGGCAAAAAACCTTGAAATGCGTTTTTGATGGTTCTAACCTTTCCTTCGGATCTCCAGGATTCTACAGACCGTTGAGTTACCTTGTGTCCAAAATATTAAAGGTAATGTGTAAGTGTACTCCAGATTCTGGCCAAATTTTGTGGCTATTTAgcactttttatatatataatataatataatattacattaaaattatcgttatgttaaaaaaaaagtactataCTACTTATATTTGATTCGTCAACTACACATCTTCCCAAGTaaaaac
This DNA window, taken from Solanum lycopersicum chromosome 5, SLM_r2.1, encodes the following:
- the LOC101247321 gene encoding protein disulfide-isomerase isoform X1, translated to MMKFLVLAALLAVTAFAAENEVVWTLDHTNYSQIISQHKMIVVQFYAPWCGYCQQLEPKYEEAASVLSNHDPPVILAKMDTTILENAELARNFTINGVPSIKIFRNGGKTVHDYKGTRETEGIIAYLKKHGGPASLEIKTEKDAATFIDEKKIVVAGIFPQLSLEKIINFTTLAEDLRVDYDFVHTLDAKLLPRGGLVDKPTIRLLKPYDELYADFEDFQIEAMQNFIEETSVPIMAILDDNPENQQFVNHFLHSPGDKVFLFLNFSTDLDAFKIKYYDLALSYKGKETNFLLGDAESGKKALQYFGLDTDQTPLIFVLTMGSTKYVQRHVQPDNLASWLKDCKDGKLKPYLKSQPIPEFNNETVKVVVAETLEDMVFNSGKDVLLEFYRLGCRYCEEFAPVLDEIAISFEKDPHVVIAKIDGTENDIPRDVFEVEGFPTLYLRSSTGSLSRFEGNKTKEAIIEFIQTNRGSPAFDFSISQTQTDQVKDEL